Proteins from a single region of Oscillatoria sp. FACHB-1406:
- a CDS encoding IctB family putative bicarbonate transporter, giving the protein MTVWQQLTLSTLPPYQWRKGSYLFRLLSFVNRWQSGSWLLTHGSEAIGALLIAVVLALGPFVSTGLIGALLAAVGAYWLLVTLADDGRAAAATPIHYMVFAYWGLAAIATALSPVKTAALAGFVKLTLYLFLFLLAARVLRSPRLRNWLITLYLLVALLVSSYGIRQQIFGVRQLATWNDPTSAMAGDTRVYSYLGNPNLLAGYLLAAIALSIAAFFVWQRRLPKALAALMFFVNIACLFFTDSRGGWLATLSLLAVFGLALYYWWRPYLPSFWQRWLLPIVFGSFFVLLALALLVAAPFRLRVLSIFAGRGDSSNNFRINVWQAVFRMIGDYPLFGIGPGNSAFNAVYPRYMRTGYTALSSYSIFLETIVEVGFVGFAAFIWTMVTIFNQGVQQLRKLYQSRQVQAFWLMAALAAIAGLLTHGMVDTVWYRPQINCVWWLMVALVASYWNREEPKDSSDSLPSA; this is encoded by the coding sequence ATGACCGTTTGGCAACAGTTAACTCTTTCTACTTTACCGCCTTACCAATGGCGCAAAGGTAGCTATCTCTTCAGACTTTTAAGTTTTGTCAATCGCTGGCAGTCTGGCAGTTGGCTGCTAACCCACGGCAGCGAGGCGATAGGGGCGCTGTTAATTGCCGTTGTTTTAGCCTTGGGGCCGTTTGTTTCGACGGGCTTAATCGGCGCGTTGCTGGCGGCGGTGGGGGCGTACTGGCTGTTGGTAACGCTGGCTGATGATGGCAGGGCAGCAGCCGCCACGCCCATTCATTATATGGTGTTTGCGTATTGGGGACTGGCTGCGATCGCAACCGCCCTCTCCCCGGTGAAAACCGCAGCGCTCGCGGGCTTCGTTAAACTCACCCTATACTTATTCTTATTCCTGTTAGCGGCTAGAGTGTTGCGATCGCCCCGACTTCGCAATTGGCTGATTACCCTCTACCTACTCGTTGCCCTTCTCGTCAGCAGCTATGGGATTCGCCAGCAAATTTTTGGAGTCCGACAGTTGGCAACCTGGAACGACCCCACCTCCGCGATGGCGGGCGATACGCGCGTCTATAGCTATTTAGGCAATCCTAACTTACTGGCTGGATATTTGCTAGCCGCGATCGCGCTAAGCATTGCCGCCTTTTTTGTTTGGCAAAGACGACTGCCAAAAGCTTTAGCAGCTTTGATGTTTTTTGTCAATATTGCTTGTCTCTTTTTCACCGACTCTCGCGGCGGTTGGCTAGCAACGCTAAGTTTATTAGCGGTTTTCGGCTTGGCGCTGTACTATTGGTGGCGGCCCTACTTGCCGAGTTTTTGGCAGCGCTGGCTATTACCCATTGTTTTCGGTTCCTTTTTCGTTCTTCTCGCCCTCGCCTTACTCGTCGCCGCACCGTTTCGGCTGAGGGTTCTCAGCATCTTTGCCGGACGCGGTGACAGCAGCAATAACTTCCGCATCAACGTTTGGCAAGCCGTTTTCAGGATGATTGGCGATTATCCCCTATTCGGCATCGGCCCGGGAAATAGCGCTTTTAACGCCGTCTATCCCCGCTATATGCGAACGGGTTACACGGCTTTAAGCTCCTACTCCATTTTCTTAGAAACGATTGTAGAAGTCGGTTTCGTGGGGTTTGCTGCTTTTATCTGGACAATGGTGACAATCTTTAACCAAGGCGTGCAACAGTTAAGGAAGTTATACCAATCGCGTCAGGTTCAAGCTTTTTGGTTGATGGCAGCACTAGCCGCGATCGCGGGTCTCCTTACTCACGGTATGGTAGATACGGTTTGGTATCGTCCCCAAATTAACTGCGTGTGGTGGTTAATGGTGGCGCTAGTCGCGAGTTACTGGAATCGTGAGGAACCCAAAGACTCGTCCGATTCTTTGCCCAGCGCTTGA